Proteins encoded together in one Carya illinoinensis cultivar Pawnee chromosome 3, C.illinoinensisPawnee_v1, whole genome shotgun sequence window:
- the LOC122305476 gene encoding uncharacterized protein LOC122305476 translates to MSKEHAPEPLDFFIWTVEDVGLWLEEINLGSYRQIFKENGVNGEYLEGMSMFTTEQILRFIRRCHMKWGDFITLCKELRRIKVACLKGEQKVRRPWWAPSCLSVFFVKVAKHNRKSRVVSLKLEP, encoded by the exons ATGAGCAAAGAACACGCACCTGAGCCTCTGGATTTCTTCATTTGGACTGTTgag GATGTTGGTTTGTGGTTGGAAGAGATAAATCTTGGTAGTTACCGGCAgatatttaaagaaaatggtGTCAATGGAGAATACCTGGAAGGCATGTCCATGTTTACTACTGAGCAGATTCTACGGTTTATAAGACGATGCCACATGAAATGGGGAGACTTCATCACTCTGTGCAAGGAGCTCAGGCGGATtaaag TGGCTTGCCTGAAAGGGGAACAAAAGGTCCGCCGGCCATGGTGGGCTCCATCTTGCCTCTCGGTATTCTTTGTCAAGGTGGCGAAACACAACAGAAAGTCACGAGTTGTTTCCTTGAAGCTGGAACCGTGA